One candidate division KSB1 bacterium DNA window includes the following coding sequences:
- a CDS encoding methylated-DNA--[protein]-cysteine S-methyltransferase, whose amino-acid sequence MRKQEGSARFLIRHLSSPVGPLQLVFDASGLCALRFLADHPGMREDESLPSDDMPLFVEETVERLCRYLAGQRVSFADVPVSFSSGSAFERSVWAELRKIPYGQTITYGELAARVGKPQGARAVGRALAANPVPIVVPCHRVVRKDGQLGGFSAGLEKKRALLALEGVV is encoded by the coding sequence GTGAGAAAACAAGAAGGCTCAGCGCGATTCCTCATTCGGCATCTGAGCAGTCCGGTGGGACCGTTGCAACTCGTATTCGATGCCTCCGGTCTGTGCGCACTCCGGTTCTTAGCAGACCACCCGGGGATGCGAGAGGACGAATCCCTCCCCTCGGACGACATGCCGCTGTTTGTGGAAGAGACCGTCGAACGCCTCTGCCGCTATCTCGCGGGGCAGCGGGTGTCCTTTGCCGACGTGCCGGTGAGCTTCAGCTCAGGCTCAGCGTTCGAGCGCAGCGTATGGGCGGAGCTGCGCAAAATCCCGTATGGCCAGACGATTACCTACGGCGAGCTGGCTGCGCGCGTGGGCAAGCCGCAGGGGGCTCGGGCCGTAGGCAGGGCGCTGGCTGCCAACCCGGTGCCCATCGTGGTACCCTGCCATCGGGTGGTCCGCAAGGACGGGCAATTGGGAGGCTTTTCTGCCGGTCTTGAGAAAAAGCGGGCCCTGCTCGCTCTGGAGGGCGTCGTTTGA
- a CDS encoding NUDIX hydrolase — protein MSGATCLPFRILLSGPIDADALRVRWTRPPSLPLAWLQTVDRMWQRELARRTDSSLFDGTVAALQDWTREGPTVRLVLCPIPYRVVWYTYIAAQDPRLPLPGVIPRALGVSAVVEWEGFLLLMRRSRWVAEFPGRLDVFGGHIERDVRGRWLSPLESVKREVSEELGLEPSTISVLSVLGLLRVAGTQKPELVFSARLRGVRREDWLRRATDEVEETVLVPADRAQEFLLQNASELTPSGWGSLQLWLELRSPPQELGEGSDGR, from the coding sequence TTGAGCGGTGCAACTTGTTTGCCCTTCCGCATCCTCCTGTCGGGTCCCATCGATGCGGACGCACTGCGGGTTCGGTGGACGCGCCCGCCGTCGCTGCCACTGGCGTGGCTCCAGACGGTGGATCGCATGTGGCAAAGGGAGCTGGCGCGACGGACGGATAGCTCCCTGTTTGACGGGACGGTGGCGGCGCTGCAAGACTGGACCCGGGAGGGTCCCACGGTGCGGCTGGTTCTGTGCCCCATCCCGTACCGAGTCGTCTGGTACACCTACATCGCTGCCCAGGATCCGCGGCTTCCACTCCCGGGCGTTATTCCAAGAGCACTTGGCGTAAGCGCCGTGGTCGAATGGGAAGGCTTCCTCCTGCTCATGCGGCGAAGCCGGTGGGTGGCAGAGTTTCCGGGACGGCTGGACGTCTTCGGCGGGCACATCGAAAGGGATGTGCGGGGACGCTGGCTTTCGCCGCTGGAGAGCGTGAAGCGCGAGGTAAGCGAAGAGCTCGGGCTGGAGCCGTCTACGATTTCCGTCCTTTCCGTTCTGGGTCTTCTGCGCGTCGCCGGTACGCAGAAGCCGGAGCTGGTATTCTCCGCGAGGCTGCGGGGAGTGAGGCGGGAGGACTGGTTGCGCCGGGCGACCGATGAGGTCGAGGAAACGGTGCTTGTACCGGCCGATCGAGCCCAAGAGTTCTTACTGCAAAACGCTTCCGAGTTGACTCCATCGGGGTGGGGCAGCCTTCAATTGTGGCTCGAACTGAGGTCGCCTCCACAGGAACTGGGTGAAGGATCGGATGGACGCTGA